A window of the Halopseudomonas phragmitis genome harbors these coding sequences:
- a CDS encoding methyl-accepting chemotaxis protein, which translates to MGGVLRSMGFGARLTVMMVGLVLAAVLAVSTLVFVSFRESFTQATLDELEATGRLNAESFVDWALARQDEMRYLASLDAAIGIDELGLEHLLERIAAAQGFYDTIFFVAPNGRGVVGVAYDGRARVLSRDEAQAFDVADRDWFRQAISGQDSFSQPVLSRATGNRVSTVAIPVRRDGRIIGVVRGAVRVDTILKRVSELNRGPGSEIFLLDNQGTPVTPANSLRNMDQPVNSEAGRAMAAGRSGVGIYPNAAGVPVVGSYTFIPLLGWGLVQETERAVALAEVNAVLWILVLVTAGILVVAVLACLSLVRSVVKTLGGDPEYAAAMVHQVSEGDLTATIQLKSGDKNSLLASIHTMQNSLRTMLGEVSQYSEQVAAAATELTQINEETEAGMQQQNTQINSAAAAMNEMTATVEEVARNTLNAADGAKKASQDAGQGRQVVASTVQAIDQLAQEINNAATAVSDLKSDSDRIGSVLQVIETIAEQTNLLALNAAIEAARAGESGRGFAVVADEVRSLASRTKDSTTEIQATIEKLQSGALKAENQMHNSREGMHNAVGRIAETGESLERIAEGVLMIDEMMQQIASAAEEQSATAREINQNIHGINDVAEQTGRSVEQSTQASESLARLAEQLRSLVSQFRV; encoded by the coding sequence ATGGGTGGTGTGTTGCGGTCAATGGGGTTTGGCGCACGGCTGACGGTGATGATGGTTGGCCTGGTGTTGGCGGCGGTACTGGCGGTCAGCACCCTGGTGTTTGTGTCCTTCCGCGAATCCTTTACCCAGGCGACGCTCGATGAGCTGGAGGCGACTGGTCGGCTCAATGCCGAGTCGTTTGTCGACTGGGCGCTGGCCCGTCAGGATGAAATGCGTTACCTGGCCAGCCTGGATGCCGCTATCGGCATTGATGAGCTAGGACTTGAGCATTTGCTGGAGCGGATTGCCGCGGCGCAGGGGTTCTACGACACGATTTTCTTTGTCGCACCCAATGGCCGTGGAGTGGTCGGGGTGGCCTACGATGGACGTGCACGGGTGCTGAGCCGTGATGAAGCGCAGGCCTTCGATGTGGCCGACCGGGACTGGTTCCGTCAGGCTATCAGCGGCCAGGACTCTTTCTCTCAGCCGGTACTGTCGCGGGCGACTGGTAATCGGGTCAGCACTGTGGCGATCCCGGTCCGGCGTGATGGGCGGATAATCGGGGTGGTACGCGGTGCTGTACGAGTCGACACCATTCTGAAGCGGGTCAGTGAGCTGAACCGTGGTCCGGGTAGTGAGATTTTCCTGCTCGATAACCAGGGGACACCGGTTACTCCGGCCAATTCGTTACGCAACATGGACCAGCCGGTCAACAGCGAAGCCGGACGGGCGATGGCGGCTGGCCGCAGTGGCGTTGGGATTTACCCCAATGCCGCCGGGGTTCCGGTAGTGGGTAGCTATACTTTCATTCCGCTGCTGGGCTGGGGGCTGGTGCAGGAAACCGAACGTGCGGTGGCACTGGCCGAGGTCAACGCCGTGCTTTGGATACTGGTGCTGGTAACTGCCGGGATCCTGGTAGTGGCGGTACTGGCCTGTCTGTCGCTGGTGCGTTCGGTGGTCAAGACCTTGGGCGGTGACCCCGAGTATGCCGCGGCCATGGTGCATCAAGTATCCGAAGGAGACCTGACCGCGACCATCCAGCTCAAATCCGGTGACAAGAACAGCCTGCTGGCGTCAATCCATACTATGCAGAACAGTCTGCGGACCATGCTTGGTGAAGTTAGTCAGTATTCTGAGCAGGTGGCTGCAGCGGCGACTGAGCTGACTCAGATCAACGAGGAAACCGAAGCCGGGATGCAGCAGCAGAACACCCAGATCAACAGCGCAGCGGCCGCCATGAATGAAATGACCGCTACTGTTGAAGAGGTAGCGCGTAACACGCTCAATGCTGCCGATGGCGCCAAAAAGGCCAGCCAGGATGCCGGACAGGGTCGTCAGGTGGTGGCCAGCACTGTGCAGGCGATTGATCAACTGGCCCAGGAGATCAATAACGCGGCGACGGCTGTGAGCGACCTCAAGAGCGATAGCGACCGGATTGGCTCGGTATTGCAGGTGATCGAAACCATCGCCGAACAGACCAACTTGCTGGCGCTCAATGCGGCCATTGAAGCGGCGCGAGCCGGTGAGAGCGGGCGCGGTTTTGCGGTGGTGGCCGATGAGGTTCGCTCCCTGGCCAGCCGGACCAAGGATTCGACCACCGAAATTCAGGCGACCATCGAGAAACTCCAGAGTGGCGCCCTGAAAGCCGAGAACCAGATGCACAATAGCCGTGAAGGTATGCATAACGCGGTTGGCCGGATTGCCGAGACTGGAGAGTCGCTGGAGCGGATCGCCGAAGGGGTGCTGATGATCGACGAGATGATGCAGCAAATCGCCAGTGCCGCCGAGGAACAGAGTGCTACGGCCCGGGAGATCAACCAGAATATCCACGGCATCAATGATGTGGCCGAACAGACCGGGCGTAGCGTTGAACAGTCGACCCAGGCCAGCGAATCGCTGGCCCGGTTGGCGGAGCAACTGCGTTCGCTGGTATCGCAGTTCAGGGTGTGA
- a CDS encoding SDR family oxidoreductase, with protein MTLCNLSGKRILLTQADAFMGPALHQTLDQCGAVVIPDTRALDTAKAVTELLSAAGDIDVLLLNLGVPAPSTAATDVDDAEWSHLFKHLVEPLPRLARHCLPRMIERGAGKILLMGSASALRGMKRASSYSAARGAQLAWVRAVGAEMAQHNIQVNAIAQNFVDNPTYFPAQVQANPAFQARLNREVPLGRLVTAEEDALFAAYLCSDAANCFVGQVFPVCGGWVGS; from the coding sequence ATGACTCTGTGCAATCTCTCCGGAAAACGTATTCTCTTGACCCAGGCCGACGCATTCATGGGCCCCGCCCTGCACCAGACCCTGGACCAATGTGGAGCCGTTGTCATCCCCGACACACGGGCGCTCGACACTGCCAAAGCCGTGACAGAACTGCTGTCAGCGGCTGGTGACATCGACGTGCTACTACTCAATCTCGGTGTACCCGCCCCCAGTACAGCAGCTACTGACGTCGATGACGCCGAGTGGAGCCACTTGTTCAAGCATTTGGTTGAGCCGTTGCCAAGACTGGCACGCCACTGTCTGCCACGCATGATTGAGCGCGGCGCGGGAAAAATTCTGTTGATGGGAAGCGCCTCAGCGCTACGCGGCATGAAGCGCGCCTCCAGCTACAGTGCCGCTCGCGGCGCCCAACTGGCCTGGGTTCGCGCAGTGGGTGCGGAAATGGCCCAACACAATATTCAGGTCAATGCGATTGCCCAGAACTTTGTCGACAACCCCACCTACTTCCCAGCGCAAGTGCAGGCCAACCCAGCATTCCAGGCACGCCTGAACCGTGAAGTACCACTGGGGCGACTGGTAACTGCCGAAGAGGATGCCTTGTTCGCCGCCTACCTGTGCAGCGACGCCGCCAACTGCTTTGTAGGCCAGGTTTTTCCTGTTTGCGGTGGCTGGGTGGGAAGTTGA
- a CDS encoding S8 family peptidase encodes MRSFHRNLCLGALLACSSLTQAQSTADQPETAEEEQLSQSQADSAAGTQSAPAPQSTQAARKTGNLGWIAGGAAVAGLAAAAGGGGGGGGGGGGGNTSSPPSAPPPEEDNSAKLLPLGAEYLFTNGYNISYGHVAHDRDFTGAGQRIALIDSGIRSSHTELDGQIAAHYNVFSASNAPADAQDSDGHGTLVAGVIAAKLDGFGNVGYAHGAQLLNVRFTDDINQISATEQQLANGFAWARQQGARWFNNSWSISVDASQFSRTQVANSYPTLLAEWQHGVSQGHVYVWAAGNNNGGQPLLFAALPIHYPELQSHWLAVVNVDPQTGQLHASSSRCGNAAAWCLAAPGTNINSSYNNSDTGYATATGTSVSAPAVTGALAVISEAFPTLGGAQVVERLLSTAEKTGDYANQTLYGQGLLDLERATRPVGSLQLLASDGQHLSLESAVLSLGTPFGNINPLAGQSAMATDSLGAGFSIDLGSAVHHQAYRFAASDALNRLGRHQQSEQQGDYQLTWHSSPNGAGSRVLHIQQELGRSLHLGLVEDFALLSPHPVSHGQGLLNISLAAPFWLQQPGESSLGLRQRLPLGNGHLELTSSASSIRQGGALGYQRHIGENYQTTWELGYLRSRDGLFNSRGLGLFGLDDRSDTWFSGLYGHYQNGPWLLGHAAWIGHSQVSGQGLLRDLGRVTTSSWQLNGHYQQQLNSWGLALQQPLRVERADTQVWLATGYSGNQFAWQPVKLDLAPSGRQLNLELSWQRPLWANSDLKLSWLGIHQPGHQADAAPMQVVMGQWQQRF; translated from the coding sequence ATGCGCAGTTTTCACCGCAACCTCTGTCTAGGGGCGCTGCTGGCTTGCAGCTCGCTCACCCAGGCACAGAGCACCGCCGATCAACCAGAAACCGCAGAAGAAGAGCAACTCAGCCAAAGCCAGGCGGATTCTGCAGCGGGCACCCAGAGCGCTCCTGCGCCCCAATCTACGCAAGCAGCACGCAAAACTGGCAATCTCGGCTGGATCGCTGGCGGGGCTGCCGTAGCGGGGCTGGCCGCAGCTGCTGGCGGTGGTGGCGGTGGCGGCGGCGGCGGCGGTGGCGGCAATACCAGCAGCCCGCCAAGCGCACCACCGCCAGAGGAAGACAACTCCGCCAAGCTGTTGCCTCTGGGTGCCGAATACCTGTTCACCAATGGTTACAACATCAGCTATGGCCATGTAGCCCATGATCGCGACTTTACCGGCGCAGGCCAGCGGATAGCCTTGATCGACAGCGGCATACGCAGCAGCCACACCGAGCTGGATGGACAGATCGCCGCTCACTACAACGTATTCAGCGCCAGCAATGCCCCTGCCGATGCCCAGGACAGTGACGGTCATGGCACCCTGGTCGCCGGCGTAATCGCCGCCAAGCTCGACGGATTCGGCAATGTCGGCTATGCCCATGGCGCACAACTGCTCAACGTGCGCTTTACCGATGATATCAACCAGATTTCCGCCACCGAGCAGCAACTGGCCAATGGTTTCGCCTGGGCGCGGCAACAAGGCGCCCGCTGGTTCAACAACAGCTGGAGCATCAGTGTTGACGCCAGTCAGTTCAGCCGCACCCAGGTGGCCAACAGCTACCCAACACTGCTAGCCGAGTGGCAGCACGGTGTCAGTCAGGGGCATGTGTATGTCTGGGCCGCCGGTAACAACAATGGCGGTCAACCACTACTGTTCGCCGCCCTGCCAATCCACTATCCGGAGCTGCAAAGTCACTGGTTGGCTGTGGTCAATGTCGATCCGCAAACCGGGCAACTGCATGCCAGCTCCAGCCGTTGCGGCAACGCGGCAGCCTGGTGCCTGGCGGCGCCCGGGACCAATATCAACTCCAGCTACAACAACAGCGACACTGGCTATGCCACCGCGACCGGCACCTCGGTGTCCGCACCGGCAGTAACCGGGGCACTAGCCGTAATCAGCGAGGCGTTCCCGACCTTGGGCGGGGCCCAGGTGGTCGAACGCCTACTCAGTACCGCCGAGAAAACCGGCGACTACGCCAATCAGACCTTGTACGGCCAGGGACTACTAGACCTGGAACGTGCTACCCGGCCGGTCGGCAGCCTGCAACTGCTGGCTAGCGACGGACAGCATCTGAGTCTGGAAAGTGCCGTTCTGAGCCTGGGCACGCCCTTCGGCAACATCAATCCTTTGGCTGGCCAATCGGCCATGGCGACCGACAGCCTCGGGGCTGGGTTCAGCATTGATCTGGGCAGTGCAGTACATCACCAGGCTTACCGCTTTGCGGCCAGCGACGCGCTCAATCGGCTTGGCCGCCATCAGCAGTCCGAACAGCAAGGCGACTACCAGCTGACCTGGCATAGCAGCCCTAACGGCGCAGGCAGCCGGGTACTGCACATTCAGCAAGAGCTGGGCCGCTCGCTGCATCTGGGTCTGGTCGAGGACTTTGCACTGCTAAGCCCTCATCCCGTCAGCCATGGGCAAGGCCTGCTCAATATCAGCCTGGCCGCCCCTTTCTGGCTGCAGCAACCAGGTGAAAGCAGTTTGGGGCTCCGCCAGCGCCTGCCGTTGGGCAACGGCCACCTGGAGCTGACCAGCAGCGCCAGCTCGATACGTCAGGGTGGCGCTCTGGGCTACCAGCGCCACATCGGCGAGAACTATCAGACTACTTGGGAGCTGGGTTACCTGCGCAGCCGTGACGGCCTGTTCAACAGTCGCGGACTGGGCCTGTTTGGCCTGGATGATCGTAGCGACACCTGGTTCAGTGGTCTCTACGGTCACTACCAGAACGGCCCCTGGCTACTGGGACACGCTGCCTGGATTGGCCACAGCCAGGTCTCAGGCCAGGGGCTGTTACGCGATCTGGGCCGCGTCACCACCAGCAGTTGGCAGCTCAACGGCCACTACCAGCAGCAGCTCAACAGCTGGGGCCTGGCCTTGCAGCAACCGCTGCGCGTTGAGCGCGCCGATACCCAGGTCTGGCTAGCCACCGGCTACAGTGGCAATCAGTTCGCCTGGCAGCCGGTCAAGCTGGATCTGGCGCCCAGCGGCCGCCAGCTCAATCTGGAACTGTCCTGGCAGCGCCCGCTGTGGGCTAACAGCGACCTGAAACTGTCCTGGCTTGGCATCCACCAACCCGGCCATCAGGCTGACGCAGCGCCCATGCAGGTGGTCATGGGGCAGTGGCAGCAACGTTTTTGA
- a CDS encoding GGDEF domain-containing protein, with translation MDASWLPSSPVASMAALICFLLWVLTLGYCLKLMARIRRLGVQKEQACEAQLHIQQQLHKLTRTDALTGVWNRQRFGENAEAELKRCQRYTHPLSVLCIDLDHFNEINNSYGHSIGDEVLNGVARLLQSAIRQSDALGRWSGGSFMLLLPHTPLEQALELAEKLRRRIASSNLLVDSPVAVSIGAASLQPDEALETLFQRAEMALSQAKREGRNRTLGCLSELPLATQRGRQAV, from the coding sequence ATGGATGCGTCCTGGCTGCCTTCATCACCCGTCGCCAGTATGGCGGCACTGATTTGCTTCCTGCTCTGGGTGCTCACGCTGGGCTATTGTCTGAAACTCATGGCCCGCATACGCCGCCTGGGGGTGCAGAAAGAACAAGCCTGTGAAGCCCAGCTCCATATCCAGCAGCAACTGCACAAACTGACCCGTACCGATGCCCTGACCGGCGTCTGGAACCGCCAGCGCTTTGGTGAAAACGCCGAAGCCGAGCTCAAACGCTGCCAACGCTATACCCACCCACTCAGCGTGCTATGCATTGACCTGGATCACTTCAACGAGATCAACAACAGTTATGGCCATAGCATCGGTGATGAAGTACTCAACGGCGTGGCCCGCCTGCTGCAAAGCGCGATTCGACAGTCCGATGCCCTGGGGCGCTGGTCCGGCGGCAGCTTCATGCTGTTGCTACCGCATACTCCTCTCGAGCAGGCACTGGAACTGGCCGAGAAACTGCGCCGAAGGATTGCCAGCAGCAACCTGCTGGTCGATTCGCCAGTGGCCGTCAGCATAGGTGCGGCCAGCCTGCAACCGGATGAAGCCCTGGAAACCCTGTTCCAGCGCGCAGAAATGGCCCTGTCCCAAGCCAAACGCGAGGGCCGCAATCGCACGCTGGGCTGTCTCAGCGAACTGCCGCTGGCGACCCAACGGGGCCGTCAAGCGGTCTAG
- a CDS encoding alpha/beta fold hydrolase, with the protein MNAIEPHLLDVNGIQLSLHISGPVDGQPVWLLHGFPECWYSWRHQIHALAEAGYRVHAPEMRGYGLSSAPQDPAAYDLITLCDDIRQAMDLLGHRRVAMIGHDWGAPVAWHLALLEPERVQVVGGLSVPFGGRPKRPAIDTMRKHYQDRFHYILYFQTPGLAEAELEENVPRTLRLLMHGLSNGKNNLAQDKPADGRWLDDLEDPGKPPAWCPDEAFQVYVDTFSKNGFRGPLNWYRNFERSWERTADLAGHLIHQPALFLIGDRDPVGQLEAYTIEKMPSVVPAVEQHVLPHCGHWIQAEQPKTVNLLLLSFLERHFTP; encoded by the coding sequence ATGAACGCCATAGAACCGCATCTGCTGGACGTCAACGGCATCCAGCTCAGCCTGCACATCAGCGGCCCGGTCGACGGCCAGCCGGTCTGGCTGCTGCACGGATTCCCCGAATGCTGGTACTCCTGGCGTCACCAGATCCACGCCCTGGCCGAAGCCGGCTACCGGGTACACGCCCCGGAAATGCGTGGCTATGGCCTGAGCAGCGCACCACAAGACCCCGCCGCCTACGACCTGATCACCCTGTGCGACGACATCCGTCAGGCCATGGACCTGCTCGGCCATCGCCGGGTCGCCATGATCGGGCACGACTGGGGCGCTCCGGTCGCCTGGCACCTGGCTCTGCTCGAGCCCGAGCGAGTCCAGGTCGTCGGCGGCCTGTCGGTACCTTTTGGTGGACGCCCCAAGCGCCCGGCCATCGACACCATGCGCAAACACTACCAGGACCGCTTTCACTATATTCTGTACTTCCAGACGCCCGGTCTGGCCGAGGCCGAGCTGGAGGAAAACGTCCCGCGCACCCTGCGCCTGCTGATGCACGGCCTGTCCAATGGCAAGAACAATCTGGCCCAGGACAAGCCCGCCGACGGACGCTGGCTCGACGACCTGGAAGACCCAGGCAAACCGCCAGCCTGGTGTCCCGATGAAGCCTTCCAGGTCTATGTCGATACCTTCAGCAAAAACGGCTTTCGTGGCCCGCTCAACTGGTATCGCAACTTCGAGCGCAGCTGGGAACGCACCGCCGATCTGGCTGGCCACCTGATCCACCAGCCAGCCCTGTTCCTGATCGGTGATCGCGACCCGGTAGGCCAGCTTGAGGCCTACACCATCGAGAAAATGCCCAGCGTGGTACCGGCAGTGGAGCAGCATGTTCTGCCCCACTGCGGGCACTGGATTCAGGCGGAACAACCCAAGACCGTCAACCTGCTACTGCTGAGCTTTCTCGAACGTCACTTCACACCCTGA
- a CDS encoding methyl-accepting chemotaxis protein codes for MSWLRSLNISARLWLILGASVLMLFALGSLMLQQLNNQLYAGKAEKTQHVVESTLGILQHFHQRQQSGELDREQAQQQAMALIRQLRYDGQEYYWINDLHPRMVMHPTNPALEGEDLSGYRDPDGKALFNEMVAVARGPGAGVVDYRWPKPGSAQPVEKVSYVQLFEPWGWILGSGVYIDDIRALFWQQVLRAALLAGVIALLLGLLIMFIAQSISRPLRASVAAMADIATGEGDLTRRLDEQGADELTALARHFNAFTGKLAGVVRQLLSSAGALDQSALRLGDVAGSTQDKSGKQSQQMEMIATAVNEVSYAVQDVAKNAEHAAAEVRQADDYARAGQASIEQSLTQVDQLAVTMSRAVVTMESLAQDSNQIGRVLEVIEAIAEQTNLLALNAAIEAARAGEQGRGFAVVADEVRLLAQRTQKSTAEIQQMISTLQSNAQAAVKVIHDGSEATQVTVQRTTEAGSQLAQIVTALQTVNGLNESIASATLQQSHVVDDINRNVTEVAGLARDNAESADESSRASQQLTALARELNQVLGQFRV; via the coding sequence ATGAGTTGGCTTAGATCCCTGAACATCAGCGCCCGTCTGTGGCTTATCCTTGGCGCATCCGTGCTCATGCTGTTCGCCCTGGGCAGCCTGATGCTGCAGCAGCTCAATAACCAGTTGTACGCCGGCAAGGCGGAAAAGACCCAGCATGTGGTTGAAAGTACGCTGGGGATTTTGCAGCACTTTCATCAGCGTCAGCAGAGTGGTGAGCTGGATCGTGAACAAGCCCAGCAACAGGCCATGGCGCTGATTCGCCAGCTCCGTTACGACGGCCAGGAATACTACTGGATCAACGACCTGCACCCGCGCATGGTCATGCACCCGACCAACCCAGCGTTGGAGGGCGAAGACCTGTCCGGCTACCGAGATCCGGATGGCAAGGCGCTGTTCAATGAGATGGTTGCAGTGGCTCGTGGCCCTGGTGCCGGTGTGGTCGACTACCGCTGGCCCAAGCCGGGTTCGGCCCAGCCGGTGGAAAAGGTCTCCTATGTGCAGTTGTTCGAGCCGTGGGGCTGGATTCTCGGCTCGGGAGTGTATATCGACGACATTCGGGCGCTGTTTTGGCAGCAGGTGCTGCGGGCGGCCTTGCTGGCGGGTGTGATTGCGCTGTTGCTGGGGCTGTTGATCATGTTCATCGCCCAGAGTATCAGCCGTCCGTTGCGGGCTTCGGTCGCGGCTATGGCCGATATAGCCACTGGCGAGGGCGATTTGACCCGGCGTCTGGATGAGCAGGGTGCTGACGAGCTGACGGCCCTGGCCCGGCATTTCAATGCCTTCACTGGCAAGCTTGCTGGAGTGGTGCGGCAACTGCTCAGTTCGGCTGGGGCGCTGGATCAGTCGGCACTGCGTCTGGGCGATGTGGCTGGCAGCACACAGGACAAGAGCGGCAAGCAGTCACAGCAGATGGAAATGATCGCCACAGCGGTCAACGAAGTCAGCTATGCGGTGCAGGATGTGGCCAAGAATGCTGAGCATGCTGCAGCCGAGGTGCGTCAGGCTGACGATTATGCCCGTGCCGGGCAAGCCAGTATTGAACAGAGCCTGACCCAGGTGGACCAATTAGCTGTGACCATGAGCCGGGCGGTGGTAACCATGGAGTCTCTGGCCCAGGACTCGAACCAGATTGGTCGGGTGCTGGAGGTGATCGAGGCCATTGCCGAGCAGACCAATTTGCTAGCGCTCAATGCTGCGATTGAGGCTGCGCGGGCTGGCGAGCAGGGCCGGGGTTTCGCTGTGGTGGCTGATGAAGTGCGGCTGCTGGCTCAGCGCACGCAAAAGTCCACGGCCGAGATTCAGCAAATGATCAGCACCCTGCAGAGCAATGCCCAGGCGGCGGTCAAGGTAATCCATGATGGCAGTGAAGCTACTCAGGTAACGGTGCAGCGGACCACGGAGGCGGGTAGCCAACTGGCCCAGATTGTTACCGCCCTGCAGACCGTCAATGGCCTGAACGAGTCGATTGCCAGTGCTACCTTGCAGCAGTCGCATGTGGTGGACGATATCAACCGCAATGTCACCGAAGTGGCCGGTTTGGCCCGCGACAATGCCGAGTCGGCGGACGAGTCAAGTCGTGCCAGCCAGCAGTTGACCGCGCTGGCGCGGGAGTTGAATCAGGTGTTGGGGCAGTTCCGGGTGTGA